The genomic DNA GGCATGGTGAAGATCTTCTTCTCCAAAAAGATCGGGATGAAGAACTTCGCCACGAGGATCAGTCCGAGGGCGGCGATCCATTCGTAGGTCGCCATCGCCAGCCCGATGGCATAGCCGGAGCCGGACATGCCGACAAACTGTTCGGCGGAGATATTGGAAGCGATGATAGAAGCGCCTATCGCCCACCAGGCAAGCCCGCGCCCGGCGAGGAAATAATCGCCGGCATCCCGCTCGTCCCCCTTCCTGCCGCGTGAGACAAAAAGGCCGACACAGAGGATCAGGAGGCAGTAAGCTATAAAGATTATTAAGTCGATCGTGTTCATGGTATCTGTTTCTTATTCATCCTGCATCAACGCCGAGCGCCCACCGTCCATCAGAATCGTCGTCCCGCTGATAAACCGGGCATACGGGGAGGCGAGATAGACGCATAACGCCCCTACCTCCTCGACCGTCCCGATCCGTTTGACAGGATGCAGGTCGATCGTCCGCCGGCGTTCCGCTTCGGGATCGGGAAAAGAGTCGAACCAAGTGTCGTTGCCCGCCGTATCGATAAATCCGGGAGCCACACCAACCGTACGGACAGCCGGCCCCCACTCGATCGCCAGGCTGCGCACCAGGCCGGTGATAGCCGTCTTCGTCACGTTATAAGGGAAGCATCCGGGGATGGAGCTGAAAGCATGGTTGGAGGTCATCAGGAGCAGGACGCCTTCGCCGCTCTTTTCGAGATAGGGCTTGCAGAGCCGGGCCAGACGCCAGTGGGAAGCCAGGTTCAGATCGAGGTTGTAATGCCAACGCTCCTCCGTGCAACCTTCGGCTCCCTCGAACACGTTCATGCCGGCATTGGAGACGACCATGTCTATACGTCCGAAGGTACGGGCCGCCTCTTCGACGAAGCCTTTCAGCTCCTCCGCATCCGTCACATCCGCGGGGCGGTAGAACGAGCGTACGCCCTCCTGTTCTACCACCTCGCGGAAAGCCTGCACGCTCGCATCGTCCGGAGACTTGCGCGAACAGCCTGCCACATGGGCACCCGCCCGTGCGAACTCCCTGGCGACACCTAAGCCGATCCCGGAGGAGACTCCGGTGACCAGGACTACCTTATCTTTATAATCGAGTACAAAGCTCATAGGGATCAGATATAAAAGTTATCGGGAGCATCCGTCGTGATGCCGGGGTGTTTCTCCATCTCCTCTTCAACGAGGTCCACGCCCAAGCCGGGACGGTCGGACAGGTGCAGGTGGCCGTCATAGACCATCTCGGCTATCGGATGGTCGATCACCGTGTCGCGCCAGGGGACATCGTTGAACATAAACTCCTGGCGGAAGAAGTTCGGGATAGCGGCGCAGACATGCGAAGAGGCGAGTGTCGAGAGAGGGCCGTTCGGGTTATGCGGGGCGATCAGAACGTTGTAGGCCTCCGCCATCGTAGCCATCCGCTTCATCTCGGACGGTCCGCCGCAACGGGTGATGTCGGGCATGATCACGTCGCACACATGCTTTTCCAACAGCGAACGGATGCCGAAACGGGTGTAATGGCGCTCGCCTACACAGATGGCGACATCCGACGGGATGCGTTCGCGCATGGCACGGAGCGTCTGCGAACTTTCCGGGCCGGCGGGTTCCTCATACCAGGTGATATCGAGCTTTGCCAAGCGTTCCGCCATCTTGACGGCAACCCGGTAGTTCAGCATGGCGTGTGTCTCGATCATGATGTCGCATTCCGAGCCGACAGCCTCGCGCACGGCTTTGGATACGTTGAACGCCAGGTCCTGCTGTTCCGCCGTCAGGGTCAAGTTGGAGGCAAGGTCTTCGCCATAGAAATAGTTCGTGTGGGCGAAGGGGTCGAACTTCAGCCCCGTAAAACCGGCGTCCATGACACGGCGTGCCTGGGCGGCATAGTCCGCCTCGTTGTGTCCGCCGCCCGTAAACCAGTAGTTGGCATAGAGCTGGATATCTTTCCGGTAAGCCCCGCCCAACAGTTCGTAGCAGGGAACGCCCAACACCTTTGCTTTCAGGTCGAGCAGCGCCATGTCGATACCGCTGATCGCACACAGGCTGGCTCCGTACGGGCCGATCCAGTTCAGATCGCGGTAGAGCTTCGTCCAGATAAAATCGGTCTTCATCGGGTCGAGGCCGATGATGCGTTGTCCGACATGCTTGGCGGCTTCGAAAACGATCGGGCTGCCGGGCCAGTTGGTAGCTTCGCCTACGCCGGTATAGCCTTCGTCGGTATAGATTTTCAGTAATGTCCAGTTATATTTGATGCCCTGGACTAACCATACTTTTACGTCTGTAATCTTCATTGTATTGTCTCCTTCCTTATTATATCATCTTACATTATTCCGTATGTATCGAAAGCGTCGCGGGCTTTCATCCCTTCCTGTATCTTCTTCAAAACCATCCGTTCACCACGGGCTTTCTCCAAGGCGCGGGTGAATACTTCTTCCTCGATCTCA from Parabacteroides merdae ATCC 43184 includes the following:
- a CDS encoding SDR family NAD(P)-dependent oxidoreductase: MSFVLDYKDKVVLVTGVSSGIGLGVAREFARAGAHVAGCSRKSPDDASVQAFREVVEQEGVRSFYRPADVTDAEELKGFVEEAARTFGRIDMVVSNAGMNVFEGAEGCTEERWHYNLDLNLASHWRLARLCKPYLEKSGEGVLLLMTSNHAFSSIPGCFPYNVTKTAITGLVRSLAIEWGPAVRTVGVAPGFIDTAGNDTWFDSFPDPEAERRRTIDLHPVKRIGTVEEVGALCVYLASPYARFISGTTILMDGGRSALMQDE
- a CDS encoding mandelate racemase/muconate lactonizing enzyme family protein: MKITDVKVWLVQGIKYNWTLLKIYTDEGYTGVGEATNWPGSPIVFEAAKHVGQRIIGLDPMKTDFIWTKLYRDLNWIGPYGASLCAISGIDMALLDLKAKVLGVPCYELLGGAYRKDIQLYANYWFTGGGHNEADYAAQARRVMDAGFTGLKFDPFAHTNYFYGEDLASNLTLTAEQQDLAFNVSKAVREAVGSECDIMIETHAMLNYRVAVKMAERLAKLDITWYEEPAGPESSQTLRAMRERIPSDVAICVGERHYTRFGIRSLLEKHVCDVIMPDITRCGGPSEMKRMATMAEAYNVLIAPHNPNGPLSTLASSHVCAAIPNFFRQEFMFNDVPWRDTVIDHPIAEMVYDGHLHLSDRPGLGVDLVEEEMEKHPGITTDAPDNFYI